In Myxocyprinus asiaticus isolate MX2 ecotype Aquarium Trade chromosome 12, UBuf_Myxa_2, whole genome shotgun sequence, the DNA window ccagtattgcctgaacaaagcagtgatttggtcaaaagagggtcttcaaaggttcttCCTCCCAGCATTtagtatttcttaatttttgcaTTTGAGGTAGGAGACATCCTAAACTTTCTATAAAGGTATAATTTCAGATTATATGGCATTTGGATGACAATTAAAAGTGCTAGGAAAAGTAatatttccaaaagtgtcccactttacctatATTCAATCTGCACTTACTTTGGgagaaaacaaaattgtttggtgtggtggaaatgacactacaACTGTGCGACAGTTGTAATCTTTGAATAATTGATagaaatcatgttcacataatacatattgaaatggttcatgtttatttcactctttgttcgGATTATCATagctttaaacatgtaataattggtatttttatattggattttcatagtttagtaTTGAAAGTTTGGATCTGAGACAAGGCTAGAACCatcaaatatatatgtaaaagaCATTTCAAAATTAGTACCAAATATAAATGAAGAAggcatggtaaaaaaataaaaaaaataaaataaataagtactatgtcagttttaatgtgactagttttaataaaaatccatCCCTGGAAAATaaagaagttgaagaaacacccaaaaaCGAGCATTGCTCTGTTAAGTGCTCCATTAGGTCTTATTTAAGACAAGTAAATAAAAGCCACTTACAAGTACTCACAGGCATATTGCAAGTCGGGCTGCTAAGAGCTCGGAAAGTCGCTGTCCACTCAGAGGGTGCTGAATCCTCTGCCGCTCACCAGTAAAACCCAGATTCGCCTCTATTATCTCTCAAAAGAGAACAAAAGAACATTTGAAGTCAAATGTATCAGAACGTATGACATCCACCTGTAATACTAATTCTGAGTACGAAATAGGCTGACAATTTTTGTCAACATCATTTTCTCAGCAGCCAAGCTGTTCAAAAGCTCCCCATATCCCTGTTGCTATGAGCAGTGGATTAAAAGAGTCCATCAACTATTCCCTAAGAGTCTAAAAGGTTAGATATTGAATTTCCATACCTTGTAACTAAAGTGTTAAGTGTAACGTCGGCTGGAGCCCGCCCGTACAGCTGCAACAACACACCAGCGTGTTCCATGCACACACAGGAGGAAAATATGATGACACGAGCATTACACATTTAGATTTAGCCAATATTATAATGCGAGGCTAATTAAAATGGGTTTTTAATGAGCACCGCACGTCTTTCCCAGGATAAAATGGCATTAACTGCATCAGACAGTCATTATTGACATAAACGTGTCAATGCAGCTATGCCATGATTTCATTGATAGAAACCTTTTACACTTGACGTAAACAAGTGACTCGAAATACGCACCGCAAATTGACTGTAACCATTTGAAAACGGCATAAAACATCATAATGTACTAACATGGACATTAAATCAGATTTAAACACTGTAGGAGTGGCATTCGGGTTATAGACCCTGCATCAtgcattacaaataataataataataataataataataataataataataataataataataataataatggaaacaCACCACAAACAACATTATAACCCTACTGCAAAAGAATTCCTTTATAAAAGTGaaatgcacaaatgtaatattattcaGAAACAGCTTATAGCACATCAGCACATCATATTACACTTTTCCAGTCAGGTTATAGGCAGAATTTTTCAATAAAGATCAGTAATCACCATAAACATCTggtaatcataaaaatattgggTCGATATATAAAGCTGCAACAAATACATACCTGAATGTTTGACAAATAATTGCTGACAACAGTGTGAACTTAAGTATTTAAATGCGGGAAAATGCATGAAGCCATTATACAGGAGCTTTTTCCTCGTCTCCATACATTGGACAAACATACGGTTTTCATTTCATGGAAAAAGATCAACAAGTCTTGTGGTGAATTCACACTGATATCTAACGTGAAGACGAACGCGACAGCTGCTTGCCTTGCAGATGGCTGGCTCTCCATAGTCTTAACGCGCAATGGCAGAGAGGCGGCGCGTTTAACCCTTGCCATCCGAAACCAAGAGGCTCTAAGAGCCGTTCTTTCTGTGTCGCTTCACCAGTAACATCTGTGAAAATGGCGCCTTAAGAGCGAGCAGTGGAGAAAACTAGACACTGAGGACATGTCAGCTTGTTGGAGGAGTGCTCAAGCCATCAGTCCCCGCTTGAATATGAGTTTTTGATTTAATATTCTACCAGGATGAAGCATAGTAGCAGTGCAAAGCTGCTCACATTTCTTGATCTCCAGTGACCACATTTCAATAGGCCTTATATTGAATTTCAGCTGTTGGTTCAAATAGATAAACccgaataagttagcagaactcaaaagtttgaggtaatcagttacatacatttttttatgttaatacatTTCAAGTTTAAGTAAGCAGAactgtcaggttttgattttgtactacttATGCATGTTGAGTTTTTTCTTAACTTGAAAAATTGAGTGAGCTAACTCATGCATTTTAATGGTActtaactttaaatttaaattaaccaGGCTCAACTtaaatacagctgaagtcagaagtttacttacgcttaggttgaagtcattaaaactaattttttaaccactccacagatttaatattagcaaactatagttttatcaagtcttttaggacatctgttgacacaagtaatttttccaacaattgtttacagacagattgtttcacttttaattgactatatcacaattccagtgggtcagaagtttacatacactaagttaactgtgcctttaagcagcttggaaaattccagaaaattaatccaagcctttagacaattagccaattagcttctgataggaggtgtactgaattggaggtgtacctgtggatgtattttaaggcctaccttgaaactcagtgcctctgcttgacatcatggggaaatcaaaacaaatcagccaagacctcagaataaaaattgtggacctccacaagtctggttcatccttgggagcaatttccaaatgcctgaaggtaccacgttcatctgtacaaacaacagtatgcaggtataaacaccatgggaccatgcagccatcatactgctcaggaaggagatgcattctgtctcctagagatgagtgaagtttggtgcaaaaagtgcaaataaatcccagaacaacagaaaaggaccttgtgaagatgctggaggaaacaggtatacaagtatctatatccacagtaaaacgagtcctatatcgacataacctgaaaagctgctcagcaagaaagaagccactgctccaaaattggCATaaaaagtgcacatggggacaaagatgtttttggagaaatgtcctctggcctaatgaaacaaaaattgaactgcttGGCCATAGTGACCataattatgtttggaggaaaaagggtgaggcttgaaagctgaagaacatcatcccaacagtgaagcatgggggtggcagcatcatgttgtgggggtgctttgctgcaggagggactggtgcacttcacaaaatagatggtatcatgaggagggaatattatttggatatattgaagcaacatctcaagacatcagccagaaagttaaagctcggtcgcaaatgggtcttccaaatggacaatgcattcctccaaagttgtggcaaaatggcttaaggataacaaagtcaaggtaatagagtgaccatcacaaagacctaacctcagtccaatagaaaatttgtgggcagaactgaaaaggcttgtgtgagcaaggaggctcaaacctgactcagttataccagttttgtctggaggaatggaccaaaattccagcaacttattttgagaagcttgtggaaggctacccaaaacgtttgtcccaagttaaacaatttaaaggcaatgctaccaaatactaacaaagtgaatgtaaacttgatgaaataaataattctctctactattattctgacatttcacattcttaaaataaagttgtgatcctaactaacctaagtcagggaatgttttctacgattaaatgtcaggaactgtgaaaaactgagtttaaatatatttagacAGATACTAAGgagtttgtaaacttctgacttcaactgtaggttaagTAGAAAGTACCCTGCTAGCTATTACAAGCTAGAACAAACTAATAccgtgaatgttagcatgctgatACATTAGTACTGCAGTTGCTCATCAtgtacagaaactcttctaaacaacacaacaaaacattaaacactaacaagtatctccctttacattcatcttgcacaaagacacactatATAACACTTCATTTTAGCTTGTACTCTCCCTGTGGAGTGCCATGCAAAGTATGCTGGGAAATAAAAATCCCcttcccagtttcagttaaatttaagttcctgtaaatttaaagagacaagttcattaaactcaaaacattaaacaattcagGTAATTAAAAGGTGTAagttttgtgaactcaaaagaaagagaaagttctaaattctcatcaaggttaatttatttgaactaatttgtatgatttaatttttccctactcaaaacaatgaattattttgagcattagggtttacagtaggGGAAAAAAGGGGTAACAGATTAAACCTTGTGCCATTTTTTAGATTGACTATACACTCTACAGTATATGTTTGAGGTCCTATAAAGACCCGATGATGCATGTGTAAAAATAAGAATAGTAACTTCagaatgaatttctttttttccatttatattattttactgtTACTCTGAGCTAATCAAAACCAAGTAGACAGGTACTATATCATCAAATCTTTAACCCTCTATTATTACAACATATGCATGCACTTTTCAGAAAGGTGACTATTAATCAATACAGTGACTTGCTTCTGTCTGGCAACAAAACATTGTAGAAAAATCTAGTAAACAAATCTAAATAGACAGTTGTCAGGAGTGTACTTCCAGAGTGTGTATGCCAGTCAGAGATTGTTATCATGTTAAaattcattgcatttatttatgttttttaccTGGTATCTCTGAGAGTCTAAAcaagtaatgtttttttgtttttctgggaAACATATGAAGCATGTATCAAGCTGGAATTCTGTTGACAATCTATTCTCATTAGATCAGTGAAAGTCATTTCGTTTTTTGACATATTAAAGGGACCTTTGGGTCAATTAGACCTCAAACCAAACATTAAAAAAGCTGACAAGAAGTAAAGAAAACTGTGCTATTTCTCTTTTAATATCTCTTTTGCATATTATCAGAAAAGCAAACCTAAACTACTATTAGATTGTGAGAGACAATAaactacaaaacataaaaaaattcaatAGTTATATTGCAATAAATAACCAagatatttaacattttaaaaacaatatatacataAGACATTTGTTGAAAACCAAAATTTGTTATTGTTATCTGTACAGTTCTAATCAGATTTGGCATGCTATTGCTGTCAAGTCCTTCTTCTATAACGGATCTCTAGATCTTCCCTTGGTTGTAACATGCCAAAGCCGTATCCGCTGGTGTCTACCAATGGCACAGTCACATTCTTGTCACACAGTTCCAGGTCAAATCGAGTCAAGACCATGAATACAAACCTATAAGGACAAAAAATGTAgaaacaaatttaaaatgtatatattatagcTCATTTTGTCCCCAAAACCTTGCCTTGCAAACACAGCATGCCAGTGTCTCATATTTATCTACAGTAAGTTAATGTCTCTTATTTAACTACTGTAACACTATATTCATTATTACCAGAGAAATAGAAGCATAAATTGCCATTGGTAAATCTGGAAGTAATAGGACCAGGATCGTAAGAacttatacagtatgtaacagtATGCAACATTAGTGCTGACAGAATGGTGGTATACTAACTCTTTAATTGCACTAACTGCAAAATGGCGTCCTGGACACATGTTGCCTTTTGTCCCCCAGGGCATGGTGGGATACTTCACCCTTACTCCTTCCTTAATGAAGTCTTTCATCTCTGTCCCATCTGCATTGAGGAAGCGGTCAAACTTGAACTTCTAAAACATCAAAAGAATACAAACAGGATTAGTCATACCATTCACATgacttccattttttattttgattatcatGCCATTGAGTAAAAAGTTAATGCATCCAAATTATATTTACAGTATCTGATGACACATCTGATTGTCATCTTTAAATGCACCGTCTGCTGAAAAACTGATAAATGATACGTTCATGTGATATGTTGATGAGACATGTCTAATATTTGCTTGCTGTTCAGGAACAACATCTTGCTCTGCTGTTAATCAACTATTAATCAGTGCACTTGATTTGGAAGCTCGGGTCGTTAGTTTAGTTAAAACTGCCATTATACAGCACTATGGCATGCAATGTCAGCATTTTTACCGACAGTGAAAGTGGTGAGAAACTCTGCCCCCTCCCCCATTTACAGTACTGTCTTTGTGTCAATGACAGCAGTTGAATGGCTAATCCCAGATATCTCACTAGATTAGCCCTTTGACCTGTGCAGAGTTTAATCCAAGGTGGATAACAATGGTTGACACCAATGAAATTCAAGATGAGGTTTAGATAACACCTTTGCATAATATTTATAAGTGAGCtgtattataaataaatgtacttaGCAATGCATTATCTGCTAATATGAAAAACCATCTTAGTGTGTTGCATGATAACAAGCGCATTGTGGCAATTTACACTGTTACTATAAAGATTGCTTGAACAAATTTCTTATTTGCTTACGATTCAGTTACATGTCAAACTAAGTTAAAAAACTTGAACTCAATGTCACTGTACTAAATGTCCTAATGGAAACACAAAACATGCTGGATTTGTAAACACCACTTGATTAGTCTGCTATCAGTAATTTTAAAAAGTCAAGCAGAGCAAAAGAACAAACAACATTCAAATTCCCTTAAGTTAAATTAACCAAGAATTGCATCATTATATATTGCAGTGTAAGTGTTTGAGTCTATTCCATTTGAATTCCACCTATATAGGATAAACTGAAAAtcaatgaacatttaaaatccatCTACATTAAAAATTCTTTAGGTAATTAAATTATTTCTCCTCCAAGCAAATCTGTCCTCTTAAGGCCAAATCAAACTCTACTCATGCACGTGAACGGAGGCAGTTAAAGCTAGTATTTTGTTCCAAAATGCTATtaataacacaacgcaagtatgtGTTGTCACAAAGGGTGCTATAGCGGTCACTAGTGTGAATTTTCCATTACTACGGTGAGTTCTCCCTTGcaagccaactactgtcatggcagagaaACAGTTTGAGAAGAATATTGGAGaccaagttaaagtcaatatgtaTAGCAACtaacctgaataataacacatctagtTAAATGACAAAGACTTTTGAAAgcaactctatcacccccttgagtactgagatttgttaaggccacagtaacgcaagaagcCCATTAAGCATGTCCTCCAGACCTTGCATtggcaatgtgttggccaagTGCTCGCATTTGCATACACATATTgcttaaagtatgtttctggactCAAGAAGGCACTGTAATCTGAAATTGTACCTCTGGCTCTTGGTGGATCTGTGGGTCCATTTGAGGGCTGAGGAAGGGGAATACACACAATCGGTCGCCTCGTCTGAGCTGGTATTCTTGCCTGTTGTTTAAACGAACCTTCATGTCTTGCACCACTTCTCTAGTCATGAGAGCAGCTGCAGTAAGACGCAGTGTCTCACTAAGAACACTATCTGCAAAAACGGTTCAATTGTTTGAGATTTTCAAGTGATATTGAACATAAAAAGGGTCACATAACTGTAAATTCAGTAATGAGCTCAATAAATCTCCTGTAATCAATGGCAGAAATAATTTAATAGTGGGCATATGTAGAGTTTCTATAAGTAATTGGTTTGAAGATCATGCTTGTTCCTGTAgcctaaaacatttaaatatcttTGATGTTACACTTTCAgcagaaatcaacctacaaatatcTTACAGGACTTATACTTATAGGACatggaaaaaattacacacttcagcattaAATCATCTCACTAATGTGACCTACCAAAGACtggtgtgtgtttctctctctcttccagggGGAGGTGCTGTACATCTCTGATTTCCTCTCTTACTGAACTCAGAGCTTCAGGGTGGGTGAGCATGAAGCCTAGTACCCAGAACGCCGCTGGGCCAGCGTTTCCCTGGGGAcatatgaaaattatatttaatttcctGGAAAGCAACGCACTGATAGAGTGACCAGTCAGCTGTCAGAGATTCAAAGTCACAATGACATGTTTATGAAATTTCAACTAAACATACAGCAGTATCTAACCTACAACATATTGTTTCTCAGAGTCTAAGAAACAAgcagttttatatatttacaatgcAGTCAGTGTGAAACAGTTGAACCGGTCATACAGCAATTGCTACGGGTTCAAGGGTGAATCCTCACTGACAGAGGGGGCCATTGAGAGGTGAAGACTGAGACAGACTGTTAGGTGCATATGTCTATCAAAAAAACCTGCTGACACTATGACAAAGCATCTAGACATTTTTCCTACAAAAGGAAATCACCATGTACTCATCATGACAGTATCTTGAAAACTACCTGTTACAAAAAcctgtctcatagaatcatgttacaaccTTCAttcttgcaaaatgatttttacatagcTTGTTGTGTCACAGCAGTTTCCAGGTTAAATAaaaactagaggcgctacaacaactatgACTTGTTTTCACTTTCGCACGTCACGAGTAACGTtgcagattatcaattcataaacacttactttctgCCCTGTTCCTCGCACAATGctttcttatgacatcaaaacacttttaatatagtATATGAATTGTAAGACGATACatattaacatttgcattacataaaccagctacatttacaagcttgtttgaacgTGACCAAATTGCGTGCTGCGGTAGCTGAATTGATATAgcgggatacgagtcctgaagagcacgtgagttgacacgtgagccgaaactatcatagaagaaccacaaaatgacatggttgctttaaCAACTGCAACAATGTAGTTCCATGACCATCCCATATGGCatcacattttgaaattgcattaCACTTTACTTTTATACGAGTGTATGGCAAGCTATGACAAAACATTGAATAAATAATGGTCTATTCCACCTTACCCCTTCTTTAGCTTTTCCTTTAAGCTATTAGTTTTAGATTAAGGGGATTAAGCATGACAATTCTATTGGTTTAGATGTATGAAGAAACtagagtggtgcttgcccatgcaaaactcgctGTCACAATGCTAggctgttttgggtggttgccagaaaGTCAATATATATGGGGTTTCTTGGGTGTTCTTtgtagttgccagggcattgctgcagcaggctatgtggttgcttgggtgttctggaaGGGTTTACTGGCCCAAACCAAAAATGTTGACGCCCAAATCTCTACTGTATGTTATTCTGGTCCCTATATGCCCTTCCTTTGATGTACGTTTATGGAAAAAATGTTTTTCCGTTTGCCGGAAATCTAAGGTCTGATTGCTTCAAAATGAAACAGcgcacctctcctcaataagctgcAGGATTTtaggtattattcatgtctgtagcataaATGGTGCAATACGAGCTATGTGCCAAAGTGTAATACTCTGGCTTAAGGGTCTGTTCAAAAAgcgaacaaagaaaaaaaaaactgagatctcTCTCATTTGTTCTTAGTTATACTGCCCTCATGTGGTAAATTGGAGCACTGTTGCATATTGGCTCTGGAAATGTAAATCTAAACTGAAAATGGAAAAGGAAGacattattaatttttgttatcCCTCATGgtgtttgtttgcatgttttaGATGTGATTGTGTTGAAGAGCTTGATTGTGGTACCTCTAATATGTGCACAATAGTTAATCCTTTAGAATTCATTTTAAATTCTATAGAAAATAAAACACCTCCTGCATAATCCTTTTGATTATGGTGGAAATCACTCTGTACATTCTGTGCATCAGTCTCAGGTGTGCTTTGGGCAGCTTGTCAGCTTCTTTTGTTCATGCAATCTGTAAGTGGCAGGTACTCAATCGAATCACAAGCTCGTGCATTCCAGAGCTGACTGGCTCTTTTGTTTACAGTAACACAGTGAGTACAAACAGCCAATCCCTATGGCAACTTCAAGGTATTAATGTGTCATTCGAACATCTAGCACTAGATCTGAGTGATTAAATATATGACATCCAAAGAAAGAAATTCtttaagcaatagttcaccctcatgttgttccagccctgttttattgtctttcttccatgaaacacaacagGAGATTTTCTTTTCCATTgaaggaaagtgaatggtgatttataGTGTCAGTCTccaaaaaaggacacaaaagcatcaTAGAAGTATCATGAAAATAGTCCATAACActtttgcactatattccaagtctgattttttatttttgggtgaactatttcttgaaTTCTCtctgttgcctttttttttttttttttcactttttagtGAAAAATATGGGACATTGGGAGGGATGTTTAATGTAGTAGAAAGTCCTCTTAGAACACTTTTGCAATGCATTGACTGTGCATATATGTTGTGCAAGGATAAagtgagagagacaaagagagagagagagagagagagagagagagagagacttaccTGTGTGAGCCATAGTTGGAGTAGCATTGCTCTTCTCTGAGTCTCAGCATCTAGGCCTTCCACCTGAAGGTGCTGTATGAAACTCTGCAACCATGACTGTTGTTTATCCTTTCTGTCCAAACATGACGGAGTT includes these proteins:
- the LOC127449432 gene encoding prostacyclin synthase-like, translated to MLWTAFLLLLLLGLTLLFVYTRRVRRRNEPPLDNGIIPWLGHALEFGKDSAKFLTRMKQKHGDIFTVCAAGHYITVLLDSNCYDAVLSDTVSLDMTAYSQLLMKRIFNLHLPNHNPASERRRVEMHFQGTGLIQLCSSMKNNIHLLMTSSEIGLNKWKKEGLFHFCYSLLFKAGYLTVFGTEKYDSAELTKIYKEFRRFDKLLPKLARRSTNKEENKVANSAREKLWELLTPSCLDRKDKQQSWLQSFIQHLQVEGLDAETQRRAMLLQLWLTQGNAGPAAFWVLGFMLTHPEALSSVREEIRDVQHLPLEEREKHTPVFDSVLSETLRLTAAALMTREVVQDMKVRLNNRQEYQLRRGDRLCVFPFLSPQMDPQIHQEPEKFKFDRFLNADGTEMKDFIKEGVRVKYPTMPWGTKGNMCPGRHFAVSAIKEFVFMVLTRFDLELCDKNVTVPLVDTSGYGFGMLQPREDLEIRYRRRT